From the Aulosira sp. FACHB-615 genome, the window AGATCGCATTCAAAAGGAAAACTTTGGGCGTGATGTCAAGCTTGACCTTAGTACGCCAGAGAAAGAATACGAACACTTTTATTTCCCTTGTAATCAAATACTTAATGCAGGTGCTTGGGAAGTAGGATTAAACCAGTACGACTTCACTCATAAGTCAAATAAATTGAATCGCTATATGGACTTTCGTACCCAAGTTCTTGATGCGTTTCGTTATTATGAATTACCAATCATCGAGCTTAACCGCAACAACACAAAAGAGGCAGTATGTCTTGTATTTGAAAAAGTAAATACAGGAGGCGACCATTAACAGTCTTTGAACTAGTGACAGCCAGCTATGCTGCTGATAATCTTAACTTGCGGGATGAATGGTTTGGTAATAGTCAAGAAAAGATCGAAGGTATTCAGTCACATCTGAAAAAGCAGCGTTTGTTACGTGAAGTCCAGCCTACTGAATTTTTACAAGGGCTGACACTGCTGTACACTTTGGAGAAACGCCAGCAAGACCTAAAAGCAGGTAAAACAGGTAAACAAGTAACAGGTGTGACTGCCAAGCGTGAAGCTGTTCTATCTTTACCTGTAGATGCTTTTCAAAAGTGGCAACAGTCTCTTGTGCAGGGTTACTGGAAAGCAGCTAAATTCTTGCGTCAGGAATCGTTTTTCTCAACTGGCGATTTGCCTTACCGCACGCAACTTATTCCTCTTGCCGCAGTCATGGCATTGTTAGGTGATCGCTGGCTGGAACCGAAAGTTTACGAAAAAATTGCCCGTTGGTTCTGGTGCGGTATCCTTGGCGAATTGTACGGCGGCGCAGTTGAAACTCGTATGGCTTTAGATATTCAACAGCTTATCGACTGGATTGAGGATGGTAAGGAAGAACCTAATACTGTTCGGGATGCAAACTTTCAACCTGCACGTTTAGGAAGCTTACGTTCCCGAACTAGTGCTGCATATAAAGGTGTTAATGCCTTAATTCAGCGTGAGGGTGCTAAAGACTTTTTTTGGAAGTCCACTATTCAGGATCTAGATGAAAGCGATTGGGAAGAACGCAAGCTTGACATCCATCATATTTTCCCTAAGAGTTGGTGTGACAAGCAAGGGATTCCCGCATCTCGTTATAACTCTATTCTCAACAAAACTCCCATATCCTATAAAGCAAACCGCATGATTGGCGGTAAAGCTCCGAGTGAGTATTTAATTCAGCTTCAACAGCATAAAAATGTTCAGCTTGATGATGCAGGTATGGACGCAATTTTGGCGACACACCAAATTGATTCAGTAACCCTGCGAAAAGATGACTTTGAGGAGTTTATGGCATCGCGTCAACGTATGATACTTGCCAAAATTGAAGCTGCTATTGGCAAGCCAGTATTAGTGGTAGACGATTTGGCATTTAGCGATGTTGTAGACGAGGAGGAGTGATTGAAAAACATTAACTTAGCAAAAATGAGATTTTGATAAATGTGAAACCTGTAGTTATAATTAATGAATTTATTAGTTAGCAACATGATTATTAAAGGTATTACTTAGAGTATTCTTAATGCTGACAATTTTAGTAAGTATTGAGAATTTACTTAAAGGTTTTACGTTTAAATACATACTTTCATACCACTAACATTCAAACTTTCAGAAGAATTACTAATTTATTAAGTAAATATTATTGCTTATATTAAAAATGCAGTTTACCACCGAATTCTTGTGAACAATATATTGATAATTAATAGTATAAGCAGTATTTTTTTAACAATATTGCCCTCATTTATACCATTTTCATCATCAGCCAATTCACAAACTATTAATAAACCCGTAAATTCTGTAGTAAAAATAGCTAATAAGTCTTATGAGCTTGTAACACAGATAGCTTTTGATGAAGGTGACGCATATATTACTGTTCCTGAAAATAATGTTACAGCACGTCATATAGGGCGTTTAAGGAAATATGATTTTCATATTGCTAAAATGTTCGAGGTTACAGCTTTTATGTGTGAGGAGGGAATAGTCAGCCCTGGTATTGACTGGCACTACTATGCTGGTAGAGGCAATATTGATATGGGGACTTTCAAAATTTCCTGTAGCCTTGCCGATACTATAGTAAACGCTTACAAAGTTCGTAGTCCAGAGCCTACAGCAATTGAATTTTCACAGGGAGAGGATCATCCTCCTGAAATCAGAAATTATCGAATTGGTATCCTTGATATAGAACGAGATCCCAATAAAACTACTCGTTGGCTTAAATTTGTACAAAAATTTAAACCTGTTAGACAATAATCTTGTTTATCCGAATATCTAACTTTTCATAGAAACCTTCAAACCACAAAATAACCTGAGCTTTCCTACAAGCTAATTTTTAATAATTCTGATTAGATAAAAATCAGAGTTTGAGGGAAGCTCAAAAAGGTTTGGCTATATATAATGAAAAGTCAAATAAAATTCTCTCAAGCACATCTACCAAACGATGACCTACTGGTCATTTCAAGGAAAACCCAATTATTACCGCATCATTGATGGCATCCGCGACTTTGAGCAGTTTAAAAATTGTGAACTAGTATGAAAAAGAAGTTACTAAATTCATATATTTTAGGGCTGATTTTTTTGAGCTTAATTATTGGTACTTCAAACTTGTTTCTAAATCCTTACAAAGCTAAAAATTCCCAAATAAATCTTAGCCAACTTTTTGCTACAGCCAGATGGAGATTAAATTCACAACAACAATATAAAGAAGTTCGAGTGCCTTTTACTCAAAAGAAAGGCTTAATATATGTGCAGGCATTTTGGGCGGGTAAACCAGTTAACTGTATTCTTGATACTGGTGCAACATACATTTCATGGCCTCAAACACTAAACTTAAAATCAAAACCAACAGGAAAACAAATACAAATGCTTGGTGTCGGGGGAAAATATCGCATATTAGGGGAATGGGTTTTAGCTCCCAATATTAAATTAGGTGGTTTTGAGCTAGAAAATCTACCTACAATTTTACAAAAAACAGTAGAGAAAGCTAATGGGCAGAATATTTCTATAGCCCAAGCAGAGGGAGTTAATGAAATAATATTAGGTAATACTGTTTTTCAAAATATTATATTAACCATTGATTATCAAAAACAAGAAATAGTTTTACGCAATAAAGATTATGATATAACTAAAAATCAAAATCTTAAAAAGAATTTAGTTAATATGATTTGGGATGATGAGAATTTAATAATATTAGGTAAATTAGCAAACTATCCAGCCCGGTTTCAAGTTGATACTGGTAATACTAGTAGATTAGCAGTCAATATTAAATTTGCACAAAAACATTTTGCTAACTATCCACGTACTCAGTCAAAAACAGAATTAGTATCAGGAACAATTTATAATGAAAATATGCCAAGTATTCAAGGCAATATAAATGGAATAAAATTTGAGACTGGTAGATTAGCAATAATACCCTTTAATTCTGATGTAGATGCTTTGGTAGGTGAGCCTTTTCTGAGGAATTATCGTACTACAATAGATTATAAGCGCAGAAAAATACTTTTGGAACCCTACTCTCAATTCTTTCAATAATTATAACTAAGTAAAGAGTTTCTGAAATTTTTACAAAAATAGGATGTAGTTAATAGCAAAACTTGAGTTGATTGCAGATATCCAAACTGAATCTTGGTGGCAGGACATAACGCCAGAGTTGATTGAACAAATGCGTCGTCAACTGCGGGATTTAGTGAAATTCATCGATCCTAAAGAAAAGCAGATTGTTCACACCAATTTTGAGGATGAACTGGGGGAAATTGTTGAGACTGGCGTACCCACAAAGCAAACTGGTTTCAATCCTTACCAGTACCGGAAGAAGGTAGAGGCGTATATTCGAGAGCATGAGAACCATATAGCGATCGCCAAACTCAAGCGCAACATTCCACTAACCGATGCTGATCTACTGTCCCTAGAAGAATTGCTGTTCAATGCCGAAGCCGTTGAAAGCCGGGAGAGGTTTGAGGAAGTCTGCGGGAAGAACCTCAACCTCAAGCTGTTCATTCGCCAGTTGGTTGGACTGAACAGGAATGCTGCGAAACAGGCATTTGCTCGGTATTTGGAGGGCAGTAGTTTCAATGCTACTCAAATTCGTTTTGTAGAAACCATCATTGATTACCTTACCCAAAACGGTGTAATGGATGCAGGTTTACTCTATGAACCACCATTCACTGATTTGCACTACGAAGGATTAGACGGAGTTTTTGGTGCTGATGATGCTGACGGGATTGTTTCAATAGTGCGGTCTTTCAATGAAACTGTTGGGGTCGCGTGAGGGGCGGTGGTGTGCGATAGCTTACTAAAAAAGAAATTCAGACCTTTGTGTGTAAATTCCGAAAGCAAAGAAACGTAGCTATAAATTATTCAAGAAACTCATAACTTTCTCTTGCCAAAAATCAATACGATTTGCTCTTGTTGCTGGCTTGCCCATCATTTTAGACCATGTGTGATTATTTGCCGGACTGGGATGAGGAAATTTAAAATGATTGAAGCTTGAGGTTATGCTATTTACTGCGTCACTGGCGACTTGACCCCAAGTAATAACAGCATGAGGCTCAAATATCTCTAACTCCAACTTCAAAATTTTAATAAAACGCTCCTGCTCTTGTTTAATAAGAGGAGTATGATAAATTCCATTATCTGACTGGCTAATCCAAATTTTAAATACATCTGTCAAATAAACTCGGTATCCTTGCTCTAGTAAAACTTTAATCAGGTCAAAGTAAAGTCTCGTGCTACGATGTTTTTCACGGCAATACTTTAAATGTAGAGCGTATGGTGTAGCAATTTCAATTTCTTCTACTCTTTTATCACTTTGCCTTCGAGGGTCTTGCCCAAGGATGACAATTGTTTTTTTATCTTGAATATTGTTATTTAGCTCAAGTATGCTGGGTATATCCACTCCAATTATCCAAGCGTCATCATAAAGTTTCTGAAAACATTCATTAGATGAATGAAAAATACTTCTAGAGAAATTATATTCTATACAGTCTTCTCTCTCAAAGCCTTTCCGCATTTCTTCATATATTTCAGTTAACTGTTTTTGCGAGATGCTAAAAACATTTGCTAACTGTTGAAATAAATTTTCAAATTCATTATCTTTGAAATTTGAGAACAAATATTGAGTCATATAAAATTCACTAATTTCTTGTATAAATGTGTTGCTTTTGCCAAAGTTTGTTTTTAAACTTATTCACTTACATCTAATTTTGGTTTTTGAAAAGTAAAGTTAACTGTAGTTTTACTTTCAATTACTCGACGCATTTCTTCATACATGGGGTAGTTACCAATTCCACTCAGATAAGCCCAGCCTCGTGTTCTAGTTAAAGCTACAAATAGCTGGTTCCGAAGTGTAATACTGCTTTCATTCCTTGCTACATTGTCTAATCCCAAAATATAGACTATGTTGGACTCATGCCCTTTAGCTCGATGAATGCGAGATACGGTAATACCGCCTTCATTCCAAAATTTATTAGGAAAACTAGCATTATTCTTTAAAAAGGTATTATTCTTTGGTGCTGTAGGAAGATAAAAATCAATTCCGCTATTTCTTAAATAAGTTGCAGTTTCATCTTGCAGTTGAGTATCTCCTAGAACAATTACTAAAATATTATGGCTAGGCTTCAACTTTTCATCAAATATATTGCTTTTGATTTTTACTACTAACTGCTCCAATTCAGCTTTACGAGAATTGTAAGTTTGAAATTCCAATACTTCTGCGTCCCAAAGTGTATGGACTGGATTGGGTGAATTCTCAACTGGTCTATGTAAAGTAATTGTTGAGCCTGGTTTTCTAAAATCTCCTGTTACCTCATAACCGATTCTCAACCAATCTCTTTGATTCGTAAATCCAGCTAATAATCCATTTGGACGTAGCAAGCCCATTCCGATAGCATGAGCAGCCATAAGAATAGTACCAGGACAGCGATAAGAGCGACGAATAATGTGTGCTTTTCTGATACGACCTTCATAGAATGCGCCACCTCTACCCCCAATGAGTTGGCTTAATTCCGTTCCCAACACTTCCTTAGAAGTTGGAATTACTAGACTATTAAGACTTTGCGCTTCATCATAAGCCCAGATTAACCGTCTTTGTTCGGGCAAGTTAGAGTTAACAGGTCGTAAGGCTTGGTAAGCCATCCAATAGAATGGCTGTCTGCCTTCAAACTTAAGATGATTATCAACAATCAAGTCTTGCCCTTCATCAATTAAGATGGCATCAAATATTGGAGTGAAATTTGTGTTATCAAGTAGAT encodes:
- a CDS encoding aspartyl protease family protein; the protein is MKKKLLNSYILGLIFLSLIIGTSNLFLNPYKAKNSQINLSQLFATARWRLNSQQQYKEVRVPFTQKKGLIYVQAFWAGKPVNCILDTGATYISWPQTLNLKSKPTGKQIQMLGVGGKYRILGEWVLAPNIKLGGFELENLPTILQKTVEKANGQNISIAQAEGVNEIILGNTVFQNIILTIDYQKQEIVLRNKDYDITKNQNLKKNLVNMIWDDENLIILGKLANYPARFQVDTGNTSRLAVNIKFAQKHFANYPRTQSKTELVSGTIYNENMPSIQGNINGIKFETGRLAIIPFNSDVDALVGEPFLRNYRTTIDYKRRKILLEPYSQFFQ
- a CDS encoding type I restriction-modification enzyme R subunit C-terminal domain-containing protein, whose amino-acid sequence is MIADIQTESWWQDITPELIEQMRRQLRDLVKFIDPKEKQIVHTNFEDELGEIVETGVPTKQTGFNPYQYRKKVEAYIREHENHIAIAKLKRNIPLTDADLLSLEELLFNAEAVESRERFEEVCGKNLNLKLFIRQLVGLNRNAAKQAFARYLEGSSFNATQIRFVETIIDYLTQNGVMDAGLLYEPPFTDLHYEGLDGVFGADDADGIVSIVRSFNETVGVA
- a CDS encoding uracil-DNA glycosylase family protein — its product is MTQYLFSNFKDNEFENLFQQLANVFSISQKQLTEIYEEMRKGFEREDCIEYNFSRSIFHSSNECFQKLYDDAWIIGVDIPSILELNNNIQDKKTIVILGQDPRRQSDKRVEEIEIATPYALHLKYCREKHRSTRLYFDLIKVLLEQGYRVYLTDVFKIWISQSDNGIYHTPLIKQEQERFIKILKLELEIFEPHAVITWGQVASDAVNSITSSFNHFKFPHPSPANNHTWSKMMGKPATRANRIDFWQEKVMSFLNNL